The DNA window ATCCATCATCGTGGTCGCTGTTGATGGAAAAGCTGAACACAGTGCTTGCGGAATACGCCGCACAACAGGTGCAGGCAGGCGCGGATGTTATCCAGATTTTCGATAGCTGGGCCGGTGCGCTTGCCGTTAATGACTATCGCGACTTTGTATTGCCGTACACACGCGACCTGGTGCAGCGTGTAAAGGCGCTTGGCGTTCCAGTGATCTACTTTGGTGTGGATACGGCGTCGTTGCTTAGCACCATGAGAGAAACCGGCGCTGATGTACTGGGCCTTGATTGGCGCGTACCGTTGGATGAAGGCTGGCGACTTGCCGGTGAATCATGCGGTGTGCAGGGCAATCTTGATCCCATTGCACTGTTCGCTCCGCAGGATTTGCTGAAGCAGCGAGTGAAAGATGTTCTGGATAAGGCAGCGAATCGCCCCGGTCACATTTTCAACCTGGGACATGGCATTGTTCCTGGCACTCCGGTCGACAATGTCATCGCTGTCAGCAAATGGGTGAAGGAGCTGAGTGCGCGATGAGCCTGCGCGATCTTCCTTTCTTTCTCATCGGCCTGGCCAGCGAGAAGCTCAAACTGCAGGAGCAGATGGTCGCGCCTACCGTGGCGAAGGAAGCGCGCATTCTTGCACAGTACGAGATCAGCAATGCAGATCAGATTGCCGCAGCCATGGCCGCGCCTGCTGTTATGCAGCCTGAACCGGAGCAATTTGATGCCATCGTCCTTCTCGCGCACGGCACCCCCGATGTGCTGGGTGAGATGGACGAGTATCTGAAACTGGTCACCGGTGGCCGAGGTGTGCCGCCGCACGTGGTGCATGAGTTGCAGGAGCGTTACGCGGAGATCGGCTTAAAGGATGAGCCAACCGCGGAAGGTGCGCATCTGACGCGATGGACACTGCGCCAGGCCGAACTGCTGCGTGAGCGTACAGACATGCCAGTTTACGTTGGTATGCGTAATTGGAAGCCGTTCATCGCGGACACCGTGGCGCAGATGAAACAGGATGGCGTGAAAAAAGTGCGCGCCATCTGTCTTGCGCCGCAGAATTCGCGCACCAGTGTGGGCTTGTATCGTCGTGCGATGGAAACGGCGGCCGATGGTGCATTTGAGATTGATTTTGTTGCGGGATGGAGTGAGCACTCGCTGCTGATTCGCGCCTTCGCCGAACGCTTGCGCAAAGCATTGGAAGCGGCACCGCAGGGTAAGGAAACAGCCGTGCTGTTCACGGCGCATTCCGTTCCGTGCCGCACCATCCAGTCGAAGCCAAGCGAACATCATGGCATGTTGCTGAGCACAGAGGCGGACACGTATGCGATTGAGTGCAAAGCTACCGCAGCGCTCATTGCGAACGAGCTTAGCGAGCAGATCAATGAGAGTGATTGGTATTTCTGTTTCCAGTCGCAGGGCATGAGCGGGGGGCCGTGGATCGGGCCCAGTGTCGAGGACACGCTGAAAGCGCTGCGCGACGGCGGATATCAACACGTAATCCTTGATCCCATTGGATTCCTTTGCGACCACGTTGAGATTCTGTACGACATCGACATTGCCTTCCAGAAGACGGCAGCAGAACTCGGCATCACGCTATCGCGTCCGGAAAGCCTGAACGATTCACCCACGCTGCTCGGCGCTCTGGCTGACCTCGCGCGTCGTGGGACACGTAGCTTGCCCCGGTATCTTCGCAATACAACGGTAGTGCCTGCGGAAGTTGTGCAGACACTCGCACCTGTGGAAGAACGGGCGTCGGTGTAGGTATGAAGCGCATCGCCATTGTGGGAGGAGGTCTGGCAGGCCTGTCTGCTGCCTATGAACTCCAGCGCAACGGTTACGGCTTCACTCTCTTTGAACAAAGTCATCGGCTGGGTGGCATCGTCGATACGCTGCGGCAGGATGGCTTCGTGATTGAGCGTGGTCCGGATGGCTGGGTCACGGAGAAGCCGTGGGCACGTGAGCTTGCGATTGAACTTGGCCTGGAAGACGAACTTATCACTTCCAACGATCACGAACGCATCACGTGGATATTGCAGCAAGGTAAGCTGCTGCCTATGCCGGACAACATGCGCATGATGGTTCCTGAACATGTGGACACCATTCTGCATTCGCCGCTGTTCAGCGAGAATGCGCGCAACGCATACATTGCCGAAGAACAGCGCGCGGAAGAGTTGAAAGCCGCCGCCCCGGATCATGATGAATCTGTCGCCAGCTTCATCCAGCGCCACTTCGGTGAAGAGGTGTTGCGCGTCATTGGCGCGCCTTTGCTTGGTGGTGTGTTCGGTGGCGATGTGTACCAGCTCAGCGTGCGTGCGGTAATGCCAGCGTTTGTGCAGATGGAACGTGAGTATGGATCGTTGATCCGCGCGCTTGCTGCGAAGAGGGCACAACGCGGCAATCGGCCTGCTTCGCCTGTCTTTACTTCGCTCAAGACGGGAACAGGAACACTGGTGGAACGAATGGCAGAGACATTGCCGGATGCTTCCATCCGTTTGAATGCACAGGTAAAGCAGATTGAGCGCACTGGTCATGGATGGTCAATTGACGGTGAGTCGTTCGATCATTTGATGCTGGCGTTGCCGGTGCATCATGCAGCACGACTCATCGCTGCGACCGAGGCACGCATGGCGGAATTGATTGTGCAGCCGACGAGTTCCGCGGTCATTGTTGGCTTTGGTTATCTTCCAGGCAACGCACCTGTCACTCCTAAAGGATTCGGATTTCTGTCGCCGGAAGGCGAAGCGTGCACGTTATTGGCTGCGACATTTTCTGATCAGAAGTTCACGCATCGCGTGCCGGAAGGCGGTAAGAGTCTGCGTGCTTTCTTTGGTGGCAAAGAGGCAGAAGCTTTGCAGCAGGAAAGCGATGAAACCATCATCACTGCGGCGAGTCGCGAGATGGAGAAGGTATTGGGACCACTTCCGCAGCCTGCCATTGCATTTGCGCGTCGTATGCCGTGTTCACTGCCACAGTATGGTGTGGGACATGGCGAACGTATGGCGGAATTGCAGGAGCGCGTGCATGCGCTGGGTGCACTGCATCTTCTGGGCAATGGATATCGTGGTGTTGGCTTGCCAGACCTGATCCGCGATGGTCGTGCCGCCGCACGCGAACTGCTGGCATCCTGAGGACACTCGCATGGCATTGATCACCTGTCAGGAAGCACTCGATCTCGTCGCAACTCACATCGCCACGCTCTCGCCGCGTACAGACGTGGAGCGTG is part of the Terriglobus sp. RCC_193 genome and encodes:
- the hemH gene encoding ferrochelatase, whose protein sequence is MSLRDLPFFLIGLASEKLKLQEQMVAPTVAKEARILAQYEISNADQIAAAMAAPAVMQPEPEQFDAIVLLAHGTPDVLGEMDEYLKLVTGGRGVPPHVVHELQERYAEIGLKDEPTAEGAHLTRWTLRQAELLRERTDMPVYVGMRNWKPFIADTVAQMKQDGVKKVRAICLAPQNSRTSVGLYRRAMETAADGAFEIDFVAGWSEHSLLIRAFAERLRKALEAAPQGKETAVLFTAHSVPCRTIQSKPSEHHGMLLSTEADTYAIECKATAALIANELSEQINESDWYFCFQSQGMSGGPWIGPSVEDTLKALRDGGYQHVILDPIGFLCDHVEILYDIDIAFQKTAAELGITLSRPESLNDSPTLLGALADLARRGTRSLPRYLRNTTVVPAEVVQTLAPVEERASV
- the hemG gene encoding protoporphyrinogen oxidase, whose product is MKRIAIVGGGLAGLSAAYELQRNGYGFTLFEQSHRLGGIVDTLRQDGFVIERGPDGWVTEKPWARELAIELGLEDELITSNDHERITWILQQGKLLPMPDNMRMMVPEHVDTILHSPLFSENARNAYIAEEQRAEELKAAAPDHDESVASFIQRHFGEEVLRVIGAPLLGGVFGGDVYQLSVRAVMPAFVQMEREYGSLIRALAAKRAQRGNRPASPVFTSLKTGTGTLVERMAETLPDASIRLNAQVKQIERTGHGWSIDGESFDHLMLALPVHHAARLIAATEARMAELIVQPTSSAVIVGFGYLPGNAPVTPKGFGFLSPEGEACTLLAATFSDQKFTHRVPEGGKSLRAFFGGKEAEALQQESDETIITAASREMEKVLGPLPQPAIAFARRMPCSLPQYGVGHGERMAELQERVHALGALHLLGNGYRGVGLPDLIRDGRAAARELLAS